The Nocardioides campestrisoli genome includes a window with the following:
- a CDS encoding DUF3145 domain-containing protein, which yields MTTRTAPRPNGPGTRGILFVHSAPSALCPHIEWAVGGVLGAAVSLDWTPQPAQPGTYRAELSWAGPAGTAAAVASALRGWNHLRFEMTEEPTASTEGSRYSFTPELGVFHAVTGLHGDIMIPEDRLKAAVVKASMGDTTVLLEIDKLLGKPWDDELESFRHAGDGAPVRWLHQVV from the coding sequence GTGACCACACGCACTGCACCCCGCCCGAACGGACCTGGGACCCGGGGGATTCTGTTCGTGCATTCAGCGCCGTCCGCGCTTTGCCCTCACATCGAGTGGGCCGTGGGCGGTGTACTCGGTGCTGCCGTCAGCCTGGACTGGACGCCGCAGCCCGCCCAGCCCGGCACCTACCGGGCCGAGCTGTCGTGGGCCGGTCCCGCGGGGACGGCCGCGGCGGTGGCCTCGGCGCTGCGCGGCTGGAACCACCTGCGTTTCGAGATGACCGAGGAGCCGACCGCCTCGACCGAGGGCAGCCGCTACTCCTTCACCCCCGAGCTGGGGGTGTTCCACGCCGTGACCGGCCTGCACGGGGACATCATGATTCCGGAGGACCGGCTGAAGGCTGCTGTGGTCAAGGCGTCGATGGGTGACACCACCGTGCTGCTCGAGATCGACAAGCTCCTCGGCAAGCCGTGGGACGACGAGCTCGAGTCCTTCCGGCACGCCGGCGACGGCGCGCCCGTGCGCTGGCTCCACCAGGTCGTCTGA
- a CDS encoding tetratricopeptide repeat protein, giving the protein MPRTVDQAKYDGPELPEDITGKELDRSVIAQLKGLPEKLAARVARHLAAAGALIDEDPETAYQHTLAARARAQRLAVVREATGEAAYAAGHYAEALAELRAAKRMNGATDYLPIMADCHRALGQPEQALKLAKSPSVANFAPEAKAEMTLVEAGARRDMGQLDAALRTLELAPLMSKSRASWVVRLRYAYADILEAAGRHGDALAWFHRTHAIDGEQLTDAAERAEMLERKS; this is encoded by the coding sequence GTGCCGAGGACGGTCGACCAGGCCAAGTACGACGGTCCCGAGCTCCCCGAGGACATCACGGGCAAGGAGCTGGACCGAAGCGTGATTGCCCAGCTCAAGGGTCTGCCCGAGAAGCTGGCTGCGCGCGTGGCTCGACACCTGGCGGCGGCCGGTGCCCTGATCGACGAGGACCCGGAGACCGCGTACCAGCACACGTTGGCCGCCCGGGCCCGTGCCCAGCGGCTTGCCGTGGTGCGTGAGGCGACCGGTGAGGCGGCGTACGCGGCTGGTCACTACGCCGAGGCGCTCGCAGAGCTGAGGGCCGCGAAGCGGATGAACGGCGCGACCGACTACCTCCCGATCATGGCCGACTGCCACCGGGCCCTCGGACAGCCCGAGCAGGCGCTCAAGCTGGCCAAGAGCCCGTCGGTGGCGAACTTCGCGCCGGAGGCGAAGGCCGAGATGACGCTGGTCGAGGCCGGTGCGCGCCGGGACATGGGCCAGCTGGACGCTGCGCTGCGTACGCTCGAGCTGGCGCCGCTGATGTCGAAGAGCAGGGCGTCCTGGGTGGTGCGGCTGCGTTACGCCTACGCCGACATCCTGGAGGCGGCGGGACGGCACGGCGATGCTCTGGCCTGGTTCCACCGCACCCACGCCATCGACGGCGAGCAGCTGACCGACGCCGCGGAGCGGGCCGAGATGCTCGAGCGCAAGAGCTGA